The following nucleotide sequence is from Bacteroidota bacterium.
TTGAATGAATCGGTGCATAAAATCCAATTCCCAAACCACGACAGGTCTATACTTTATCCTGTATTCGATGCCCTCGAAAAGGCTATTGAGCAAGAAAAAGTTGTGCGCATTATGCATTTTGGCGATTCGCAAATCGAAGGAGACAGAATGACCGCTCTGCTGCGCAACAAGATGCAAAATAAATTTGGAGGTTCCGGCGTGGGATTACTGCCTGCAAGCCAGCCATATGACTTTAGTTTTTCGGTATTTCACCGGTCAAGCGAAAATTGGAACCGTTATACACTTTACGGCATACGCGATACTCTGATAAAACATAACCGTTATGGTATACTGGCTGGCTTCAGTAGTTTTACACCCCAACCTGCTGTCCTTAAGAAAAACAAAACCTCAAAAGAATCTGCCTGGATTTCCATACAAAAATCGCCCTATGCTTATAGGAATACCACAGAATTTGAGCAGTGCCGACTATTGTATGGCCATGGAGAAGAGGCATTCTCGGTAAAAGTTATAGTAAACAAGGAAGTAGCCGATACAGGTACCTACCCTCCTTCCGATGGACTTAAGCAAATACAGTGGTACTTCAATAGCCCTGTAAATAACCTATACATCGAACTAAGTGGATCGAGCAGTCCTGAAGTATATGGCATAGCCCTCGATGCAAAAAGCGGTGTTGCCGTCGACAACATTTCCATGCGCGGTTCAGCAGGACTTGTTTTTTCAAACAACAACGGAGAGTTGTTCAGAGCGATGGTCGAAAAACTTGATGTAAAACTCATTATTTTACAATTTGGAGGCAACATTGTGCCTAACATACGAAAGGATTACAGCTATTACGAGCGTTGGTTCTACGCGCAACTAAGGTTTATCCGAGAGAATGCTCCCGGAGTGGAGATTATTGTAATCGGGCTTTCCGATATGTCGCAAAAGGTTAACAACCGCTACGAATCGTATCCTAATATCGAAGCCATACGCGACGCAATGAAAAAAGCCAGTTTCAGGGCAGGTGCTGCCTATTGGGATATGTACGAAGCCATGGGCGGAAAAAACTCTATGCCAAGCTGGGTGTTTGCAAAACCAGCACTGGCTTCGAGCGATTTTGTTCATTTTACACCCAGGGGTGCTAACATCATTGCTACTATGTTTTACAATGCCCTCCTTTACGAATATCAACTCTATAGTAGAAAGATGAAAGCCTCCACGCAATGAAACAGTACCTGATAGTAATATTGCTTTTCATTCTTAACACAAAAGCCCAGACTCAGCAGACAGGCTATTTCATGGACCCTGCTGCAAACCCTATTGTTCAATTAAACCAAAATCGACTGGTATCTCCTGCAGACAGTGTCTATTTCGAGCCGTTTTTCAGAAAACTCGATAGCCTGGTATGTTTTGGCAGCGGAAAAATCAACATTGTGCATGTGGGAGGTTCGCACATTCAGGCCGATATTTATACCCACCAGGTGCGCAAAAGCCTGCAGTCGATTCAGTACGACATGAATGGCGGCCGGGGACTTATCTTCCCATTTTCAATGGCGCAAACCAACAATCCTTCGAATTACAAGGTAAGCTATACTGGCAGCTGGCGGTTTTGTAAAAGCACTAAAATTATGCTGGGATGCCCACTAGGACTGACAGGTATGTCTGTGATCACAGAAGGGAATGCTACGATACAAATTGATATTAATGCAGATTCAAGTATTGCTTATCGTTTCGACAGACTAAGGGTGTATCACCTGCCAAGCGATTTTAGGCTGTACCTCCAATCGGGCGATTCTTTGCTTTCAGGTCAATACATACCCGAACAGGGATATTCGCTGTTTTATGCCCCAAACTCTGATAAAATAAAGTTAGTAATTGAGCGGCCAGACAGTACTGTGCACAATTTTACATTACTGGGCCTCTGGCCCGAAACCGATGGCCCCGGATTGGTATACCATGCAGTTGGGGTCAACGGTGCCAGTTTGAGTTCTTACCTTGCTTGCGATTTGTTTGCTCTAAACCTTGCAAGTCTCAACCCCGACCTGATTATTTTTTCAATTGGCACCAACGATGCCAATACACGTAGTTTCGATGGTGAAAAATATTACCTTGAATATTCTCAACTTCTAAGTAAGTGCATGGAAGCCTGTCCCGGAGCCAGCATCCTGCTTACGGTACCAAACGATGCCTTTTACCATGCACGTTATGTGAATCAGAATGTGCCTTTGCTAAGGAAGGAAATATACAGGTTAGCTACATCCAACAATTATGGGGTTTGGGATTTCTTTGCTATCATGGGTGGAATTGGTTCTTCTCAAGTCTGGTATAACCAGCAATTGATGCGCTACGATCGTGTTCATTTCACAAAAGAGGGTTACTATCTGAAAGGCAACCTACTTACTTCTGCCTTGCTCAATGGATGGGAAAAAAATCTAGAAACGAGATATCACGAAAACAATTTGCAAAGTACTGCCCCGCTGGCAGTAAAAATAAAGCCATAAACCAAAGCAATGAAAGAGTTTCTTCAATCTGTCTTTCTCTTCGATCCCGCTAATCCGCTAATCTTTACGCGGTTTTTCTTCTGGGGTTTTTTTGCGGTGGTGTTGGTTTTTTATTCCCTGATATATAAAAACAAAAGCCTGCGTAATGTCTATTTATTTGCCATAAGTCTTTTCTTTTATTACAAAACCGGGGGATTTTTCTTATTTATTCTTATTTTTTCTACCCTAACCGATTACGGAATTGGAATAGCCATTGGCAGTTCTGCCAGAGAAGTCAATAAAAAATTATGGCTGGCATTGAGCATCTTTTTAAATTTGGGCGTACTGGTCTTTTTTAAATACGATTACTTTTTTACCGAAACCTTTAACTCTGTTTTTAAAACCAACCTCGAAGTAGTAAACCATGCTGCCAGTTGGTCAAATGCCTTGTTCGGTACTCATTTCGATCTGGGAAAAATGCTTCCTCCGGTTGGTATTTCATTCTTTACATTTCAAACCATCAGCTATTCTGTTGATGTGTATCGCGGATTAGTTAAACCTGTGAAAAACCTGGCCGATTTTGGTTTCTACGTTTCGTTCTTTCCACAACTGGTGGCAGGACCCATTGTAAGAGCCGCAGAGTTTATTCCTCAACTTTATAAGGATTACAAGCTTACTTATTATGAATTTGGCTTGGCTTTCTATTTCATATTAAAAGGCCTTACCAAGAAAATGCTGATTGGTGATTATCTGGCTGTGAACCTAATTGACAGGGTATTTTCTAATCCGGCATCGTATTCAGGCTTCGAAAACCTGTCGGCCTTATTTGGTTATTCCATGCAGGTTTATTGCGATTTCTCGGGCTATACCGATATCGCAATTGGTGTAGCCCTGCTGATGGGCTTTCATCTGCCGGTAAACTTCAACTCGCCCTACAAGGCCAGAAATGTCGGCGATTTCTGGAAACATTGGCACATGTCGCTCTCCTCATGGCTAAAAGATTACCTATATATTCCCATGGGGGGAAATCGTTCGGCCACCGGGTTTACTTACATCAGCCTGACGGTGGTTCTTATGTTCGTGATTTTGCTTACTGCTAAGCTAATCGTGATCCCGATTATCCTTGTTGCTGTAGCTGGGGTGTGGCTTCTTACCCGTGTGTTCCCCTCCATCAAAACAGGTGTCACAACCAACATTAACCTGATGATGACCATGCTGTTAGGTGGACTTTGGCATGGCTCGAGCTGGATGTTTGTGGTCTGGGGAGGACTCAATGGTTTGGGCTTATTGGTATACAAAGGCTGGAAGAAAATAAGCCCCTATGAACACAGTACCCATTGGCTGGTCAACGCATGGCGTATTGCACTTACTTTTACCTTTATCACCTTTACACGTATCTGGTTTAGGGGAGAATCGATGCAGGGTACTTTCGATTTGTTGAGGCAGATAGGTACCAATTTTGGATGGGAGGCTTTGCCGGAAATGGTAACAAACTATTGGAAATCACTCTCGATGCTGGCTTTCGGACTGGTACTGCATTGGCTGCCCGAGCCTATAAAAAATATAGGTCGCAATTGGTTTATCCGTTGTCCGCTCTATCAAAAAATAATAGTGAGTTTTCTGATTGTATTTATTATTTACCAATCTGTGTCGGCCAGTTTAACACCCTTTATTTATTTTCAGTTTTAAGCGACTTCTCTTTTTCTGAATATCCCTCTTGTTGTAAATCAAAATTCGGTTTATTCAAACCATTAATAAAGATTGCTTCGGCAAAATACGCATTTTTAGTCCATGGTAATTGTGCGTTGCCTCGCAATGACGGAACATAGCAACGTTATTGCCAGGAGGTACGACAAACCATAGCAGCGTCATTGCGAGGAGGTACGAAGCAATCTGTATATCTTAGTAAAGGTAAGCTACTAAATCATTCAAGGTCCTCGTTAAACAAATCATTCCAATCGGGGTTGAATCCAATAATTAATTCAATTTTTTTTGCTCTTGAACCACCTTTGATCTGCTTTTCTCTTGCAATGGCCTCTACAATTGAGGTATATCCTTCGAAATAAACCAACTTTGCAATGTTATATCTTGAAGTAAATGAGTTAGAATACCTATTCATCCTATGCTCCATAATTCTATTACGCAATTGACTTGTAACCCCAACATAAAGCACTGTATTGTTTCTATTTGTCATTATATATACATAGCCACCTCGCTGCATAATATTGTAATACTTAGATCGTGTAAATGAAACTAATTTGGTAAAGATTGCTTCGGCAACCTACCTATTATTAGTCAACGAAGTTTGAGCATTGCCTCGCAATGACGGGACATAGCAACGTTATTGCGAAGAGGTACGACGAAGCAATCTGTTAAAGACCGAGTAAATTGAATATTTAAAAATTATCCACAAAGACACTATCGAACCAGCCCATTGAGGGTATACTCAATTAATTGCATCATCTTGTTTTTATACTCTTTAAGCACTTCTTTACCCACACGGTTGGCAAGCGCCAGACAAATAGTGGCAGCTTCATGTCCGAGTAATTTCGAATAACCATAAAGGGCTGAGGTTTCCATCTCGTAGTTGGTAATTTTCTGCCCGCGATAAGCATAGTGTTCCAATTTATCGTTGAAGCCTGGCATGGCCAGATCCATACGCAAAACCCGACCCTGGCTGCCATAAAAACCGGGTGCTGTAACAGTAATTCCCTGATGGATGTCCGGATTTTTTAATTTCTCCAACAAAAGGGAGGACCCATCTACAGCATAGGGTAATACTATCTTTCTTAATTCCGGAAAGTGATTTAAAAAATCTTCTTCCATTTCCAGGTCGCATACTGCATTCCGATTCTCAAGAAAATTCATCAGGCCATCGAAGCCAATCGCCTGGTTCGAAAGTATATAGCTTCCTATAGGAATATCGCTTTGCAATGCTCCTGAGGTACCAATGCGCACCAGGTTAAGTGCTTTTTTATCTTCACGCACATACCGCTTCTCAAAGTCGATGTTTGCAAGTGCATCAAGTTCGTTGAGCACAATGTCGACATTGCCAATTCCAATACCAGTTGAAATTACTGAAATAGCCTGACCTTTGTAAAAGCCGGTGATGGTGTTAAACTCGCGGTTTTTTTGTGCAAATTCAATCGAGTCGAAAAAGCTTGCTACCACTTCAACCCGATCGGGGTCACCAACCAGAATAATATCTTCGGCCAGTTGATGAGGTTTAAGCCGAAGGTGATAAATGGAACCATCGGAAGTTAAGAGTAATTCGGATGCTGGTATCATACTGATAATATTTTAATTCGTTTTTTTCAATTATTAAAAAGAAGTCTCATTCGGCTTGTTTGAGCAATTACACTGTGCCAAAAATACGGTCACCTGCATCGCCCAAGCCAGGAACAATGTATCCGTGTTCGTTGAGTCTTTCGTCGAGGGCAGCCAACCAAATTTCCACATCGGGATGTTGCTTCTCAACCCGGCTCAATCCTTCCGGAGCACCGACAATGCTAACCAGTTTTATTATATTGGCCCCTCTTTTTTTCAAGGCAGTAATCGCTGCTGCAGCGCTACCTCCGGTGGCCAGCATGGGATCCAACACCATCACCACAGCCCGCGGGAGGTTTTCGGGGAACTTGGCATAATATTCATGGGGCTCAAGGGTATCGTGGTCGCGGTAAAGACCAATATGCCCAACCTTTGCAGTAGGTATCAAACGAGTTATGCCATCGACCATTCCAAGCCCGGCTCGCAGAACAGGAATTAATACAATTTCTTTCGAAAGTTCAAAGGTAGAACAAGCCCCAACAGGAGTCTCAAGATCGATAGGCTTTAGCGGAAGGTTTCGGGTAATCTCATAAGCCATTAGTCCGGCAATTTCGTCGAGATTTTGCCTGAAATCTTTGGTGCCTGTCTCTTTGCGACGGATCTGAGCCAATTTATGCGTAATGAGCGGATGATTGAGGATGGTGTGCATGAAATTCTGTTTTTTTAAAGGTAAAAAAAAGTATCAGTTTTTTATATGTATAGGAAGCAATGATTGAGCGGCTTGCATAGGAATTAACAATATGAGACAAGCAGTTTTCAATTTTATCAATTGATTTTGGATAATTCTTTTTGTACTTTCGTTATGTACACCAAAACCTAACGCTATGATGCCTGAAATTAAAATCGAAAACCGTATCTGGATCGAAAAGAATGGCTTCCCCTTTATTGGTAGCGGCCGAATCAGCCTACTCGAATACATTCACGAAACAGGATCTATTGCACAGGCTGCCAAAAAACTTGGTATGTCTTACAAAAAAGCCTGGGAACTGGTGAAATCGATGAACGAACAGTCGCATACCCCATTGGTGAAAAAAGAAAGCGGCGGTAAAAATGGTGGTGGCACCCTGCTTACTGAGGCAGGACTAAAAGTAGTGACACAGTTTAGGGAACTGGAAGAAAAAAGCCGGAACTTTTTACTCAACGAATTTGAAAAGTGTTGTTTTAATTAATGAAAGAAATTCATTTGAAATATTACGGCCAATTGGCTGAGATTAGAGGTGTAGAAAAAGAAACTCTCCGTACTGAAAGAAGCTCACTCCACGAGCTACTGAACGATTTGTACGATCAATGGCCACAACTGCAGCTAGAATTGTTTGCGGTTTTTATCAATAACAAAAAAAACACAGACCTTGCATACAAGCTTATTTCACAAGACAAAATAAGCCTCTTGCCCCCTTTTGCGGGTGGTTGAGTGCATAATAAAGCGAACCTGTAATTCGAAAAGAGTAAGAATAGGAAATGATCGATTGTTATTTTATCCGGGGACCAATTTCCAAATCAAGTATAGGTATTAGACAGAACGATACCGGTGCAATTGCCATTTTCGAAGGTCATGTACGGGCTGATGTTCTGCAGA
It contains:
- a CDS encoding MBOAT family protein; amino-acid sequence: MKEFLQSVFLFDPANPLIFTRFFFWGFFAVVLVFYSLIYKNKSLRNVYLFAISLFFYYKTGGFFLFILIFSTLTDYGIGIAIGSSAREVNKKLWLALSIFLNLGVLVFFKYDYFFTETFNSVFKTNLEVVNHAASWSNALFGTHFDLGKMLPPVGISFFTFQTISYSVDVYRGLVKPVKNLADFGFYVSFFPQLVAGPIVRAAEFIPQLYKDYKLTYYEFGLAFYFILKGLTKKMLIGDYLAVNLIDRVFSNPASYSGFENLSALFGYSMQVYCDFSGYTDIAIGVALLMGFHLPVNFNSPYKARNVGDFWKHWHMSLSSWLKDYLYIPMGGNRSATGFTYISLTVVLMFVILLTAKLIVIPIILVAVAGVWLLTRVFPSIKTGVTTNINLMMTMLLGGLWHGSSWMFVVWGGLNGLGLLVYKGWKKISPYEHSTHWLVNAWRIALTFTFITFTRIWFRGESMQGTFDLLRQIGTNFGWEALPEMVTNYWKSLSMLAFGLVLHWLPEPIKNIGRNWFIRCPLYQKIIVSFLIVFIIYQSVSASLTPFIYFQF
- a CDS encoding GIY-YIG nuclease family protein — encoded protein: MQRGGYVYIMTNRNNTVLYVGVTSQLRNRIMEHRMNRYSNSFTSRYNIAKLVYFEGYTSIVEAIAREKQIKGGSRAKKIELIIGFNPDWNDLFNEDLE
- a CDS encoding nucleoside phosphorylase — protein: MIPASELLLTSDGSIYHLRLKPHQLAEDIILVGDPDRVEVVASFFDSIEFAQKNREFNTITGFYKGQAISVISTGIGIGNVDIVLNELDALANIDFEKRYVREDKKALNLVRIGTSGALQSDIPIGSYILSNQAIGFDGLMNFLENRNAVCDLEMEEDFLNHFPELRKIVLPYAVDGSSLLLEKLKNPDIHQGITVTAPGFYGSQGRVLRMDLAMPGFNDKLEHYAYRGQKITNYEMETSALYGYSKLLGHEAATICLALANRVGKEVLKEYKNKMMQLIEYTLNGLVR
- the upp gene encoding uracil phosphoribosyltransferase — translated: MHTILNHPLITHKLAQIRRKETGTKDFRQNLDEIAGLMAYEITRNLPLKPIDLETPVGACSTFELSKEIVLIPVLRAGLGMVDGITRLIPTAKVGHIGLYRDHDTLEPHEYYAKFPENLPRAVVMVLDPMLATGGSAAAAITALKKRGANIIKLVSIVGAPEGLSRVEKQHPDVEIWLAALDERLNEHGYIVPGLGDAGDRIFGTV
- a CDS encoding winged helix-turn-helix domain-containing protein; protein product: MMPEIKIENRIWIEKNGFPFIGSGRISLLEYIHETGSIAQAAKKLGMSYKKAWELVKSMNEQSHTPLVKKESGGKNGGGTLLTEAGLKVVTQFRELEEKSRNFLLNEFEKCCFN
- a CDS encoding MoaD/ThiS family protein, translating into MKEIHLKYYGQLAEIRGVEKETLRTERSSLHELLNDLYDQWPQLQLELFAVFINNKKNTDLAYKLISQDKISLLPPFAGG